A region from the Triticum urartu cultivar G1812 chromosome 1, Tu2.1, whole genome shotgun sequence genome encodes:
- the LOC125547582 gene encoding uncharacterized protein LOC125547582, with the protein MTPPFRPSPSSTAPAPRGCGGERCASGRDAWPLHHVRHNDVFCRLCSSCVLLYHPASFCSACLLLLHTDAAAIAAAAAGQDPHFDPAVAPPGPTAECSNCGLFVAHVACVPDPVSFVCPPCAAEAEGRPFTYAPAARRVMDERAARILLVAARLAHESIGRAAAAAREEAERRVQEAAVARKRSREMLDAAFRALEEEARAAKIKEEEAAAREAKNKKEKPAAAQPPKKKTPKSSESSRDRDKMLKFNAMQQPALAFAAAAAAAASSMPLSTPSSTPLSNPTPKEDKKPMKLEEQQGSTDTVADDDAKGLFGTLQS; encoded by the exons ATGACGCCGCCCTTCCGCCCGTCGCCCTCCTCCACCGCCCCCGCCCCGCGCGGCTGCGGCGGCGAGCGCTGCGCCTCCGGCCGCGACGCCTGGCCGCTCCACCACGTCCGCCACAACGACGTCTTCTGCcgcctctgctcctcctgcgtCCTCCTCTACCACCCCGCCTCCTTCTGCTccgcctgcctcctcctcctccacacggacgccgccgccatcgccgccgccgccgccgggcaGGACCCCCACTTCGACCCCGCCGTCGCCCCGCCGGGCCCCACCGCCGAGTGCTCCAATTGCGGCCTCTTCGTCGCCCATGTCGCCTGCGTCCCGGACCCCGTCTCCTTCGTCTGCCCGCCGTGCGCCGCGGAGGCCGAGGGCCGGCCCTTCACCTACGCGCCCGCCGCCCGTCGCGTGATGGACGAGCGCGCCGCGCGGATCCTCCTCGTCGCGGCCCGGCTCGCGCACGAGTCCAtcggccgcgccgccgccgccgcccgcgagGAGGCCGAGCGCCGCGTCCAGGAGGCTGCTGTCGCGCGGAAGCGCTCGCGGGAAATGCTCGACGCGGCCTTCCGGGCGCTCGAGGAGGAGGCCAGGGCCGCCAAGatcaaggaggaggaggcggcggccagggaggccaagaacaagaaggagaagccCGCCGCGGCCCAGCCGCCCAAGAAGAAGACCCCTAAGAGCAGCGAGTCGAGCAGGGACAGGGATAAGATGCTCAAGTTCAATGCCATGCAGCAGCCGGCGCTGGCATTTGCTGCGGCAGCGGCTGCCGCAGCCAGCTCAATGCCGTTGTCAACGCCATCGTCGACCCCACTGTCAAACCCAACACCCAAGGAGGACAAGAAGCCCATGAAACTGGAGGAGCAGCAAG GTTCAACGGACACAGTAGCAGATGACGATGCGAAGGGGTTGTTTGGGACCTTGCAATCATAA